The DNA segment GTTGATTGTTTGTTCTCGTTATGTTATACTACATGATAATGACACATATGGATTATTGATATAAGTCCAGTTTAGGGGCTGCAGATATGGAACATGTATGTACCTTACGCCCAGTTCAAGGCAATGTGACCAATTATACTTCGTTTGCTTCTAGTAAAAAGAAAGATATTATCCTGTCAGATTTTCAATCGCCATTGCTGATGCCTTGCTGTTGGTATTGTCCTCTTTGACTTTGGGAAGCTCGGTTGTTTTAGAGTCTTCAGATACTCTGGAGATAATGCACGTCAAGCCGTCGCTGTTGGCGGTGAAGATACCCTCGACGAGTATGAATTCTTGCCCAGGCATGGAACGTTCAGACTCGTCATTACCCTGGGGCCATATTGCACCGGCAGGTGGAAGATCTGGAATCTAAAAAAAAGGCAACAAAAAAACGCAACATTTGAGCGGGCGCGGAACCATGGACACAATTAAAGTACAGACATACCTTTAGTACGTGAAAGGTCGTATAGCCATGTCCACCTGATCGCTGTTCATCAAACATGATTGGTGTGGACTTTTTCGCTGCTTCAATGTATTTGCGAACATGAGAACGATCGGAGGGCTTGATGATGGAGTAGAATGATTGTTTGAGAAGCTAGAGGATGCCACTGTCAGCCTGATGGCAATCAACGTTCTAGCTAAGGAAGAGAGCTTACTGAAGAACCGTTGATGATCACATCGTTGCTCACATACATGACACGACTGCTATCCGTAAAACGGTCCATGATATAGAATGTGCGTGGAGTAGGTTTTGGAGGTTTTGGCCAAGGATGGTCAATGTCGATAGTGGTGGTAAACATACGAATGGGCTCTGGAGGGGATGTCTGAGGAGCGGATGGTGACCATCGCTACACATAGTCAGATAAACCCAAGCAAAAGGGGGGATGTGAATATACCTTGACCGAGAATTGACCTTGAGAAGCCGGGGAGATCTCGATCACTTCTCTAGCAGTAAGGGCTTGTTCTGCAGTCTCGTCAGCCGATCATTCTCAGTCTTACAATGACCTCCGCATACGAAGTGTACGATGACCATCCACTGCACGCGTGTACAGCGCCAAAGACATATTGTATACAGTATAGCTGTCAACAGAGTCAGCTCTACCATTTTGCCGGTTGGAAGGAAAACGTACTACGAGCAGCAACATTCAACGTAGTATCCTTCCCGATGAAGGACGCGGAAGTAGGCCACACATGCCGTCCGTTCCTCCGTCAGAGCTTGGCTAATCAGGTACCATCAATGATCCATCCGCTTCCCTTTCACAAGGTCCACCCAAATCATTCCTTTGGATGACAGTGATCGGGAAAATAACGTACTAGTGGATCTGGCGCAAGAACGGAACTTCATCCGGATGAAAGATGAGATACACTGACTTGCCAATCAAGTCGGCTGAGGTATATCCAAGAATATCTTGCATCGACTCCGATACATAATTCAGTTTTGCCTGGGATAGGCAACTAAGTCAGCAAAATGTACGATTGGTCAAGTTGGCTGTGGTCACGCAAGTTCGACCCCTTGAACTGGAGAATGAACTTACTTCTTGATCTGCATTACACACTACTAAAGCCGAGAGCCCCAACTCCTCCTGCGAAGCTTTCAAACCTCCTGAACTTGTTGGTGGTCCACGGCTGGACGACGCGGAAGCGCTGGATCGGGGTGGAGGTGAGCCTGAAGGCAATCTTCGCTTGCCGAGGGTTTGGGTAGGCATTATGGACCAGCGTGAAATTGTAGGTATGGAAGGGTTGAGGAGAGCGTTTGGTAAGAAGGCTTTATCGTTCTTATCTCTTCGCTGCCTAGTCGGTAAAGAAACTACACAGGAGTTGTTCGTGGCCCCGCTTGAGGTCGCGAGAACGAAGACTAAGTGAGTCGGCGTAGCTGCGATCGTGTTTGCTGTCCCGGGTAGTTAAAAGGACGATTTAAATTCGAGATGTAAAGAAGTGGCACTAATGGAAGGCAAGGTGTATCGTGGGTGTATTGTCAATATTCGTGTGCTGCGCGGTAGAGAGACTCCTGATGCCGATAAGTCTGGGAGTTAACGAGGGAGAACTCGGGAGTAATGAGAGAGATTCTACTACAATACGTCAGTTAAGGAGTTGGGCGGCGAGCAGGAAACAGACAACTGTCGTGTGGTGTAGAATGATAAAGTATGTTTGCAGTAGCTACGGATATTTTCAAAATGCATAATCTCTTGGCCAGATATCTCGGACATAGTTCAATTGTTCGTCAATAATTGTCTTATGGTCAGTCGCATCTCCCGTGGGTGGGGGGTGGGGGAGGTCCGCTGCGGAAGAGGCTGATGACTAACGAACCACAGGGCTGTCGTAAACCGGAAACATGGAAAAGGCGGAGAGCAGGTGGATCCGAGGATTATACTATAGAGATCTAGGGAATTATTTGCATCAGCTTGACCCAGGAACGGGCAAGGCGGCGCCAATTTTGCACTTGAAAATTGTAATTGGCGAAGTTCGGGCATCTATAGGATGTAACTAATGGAGGCTCTATACGGATTATAAACTTATTTCGGCCACCGTATATTAATAGGAAGCGCTAAAAATCCCCGCTCGGTTATGTAGAGATCTCTTTTTAGTCTTTCAGATTCAGATTAACGGCAATTAATAAACGCATACGTCATTGGCTCGATCAGCTGACGTAGCGCTACACAACATCACAACACAGATAGAAGAACATCCTATTATTAATTGTTGGATTTGTTGACCGTCTGCACCTTATAGACTCATGGGCAATGAGCGATCGGCCCCTAACTAAAGTAAGATTCATGTCTTTCGTATTTTTAACCCATCCTGCCTCCGATGCGTCGTCTACCATTACCAAACATATCGCGCATACCTCATCCACACTCCATGATGCCAGCAGGAAGAAAACCGGGGCATTTTGAATAGCGGAGTTGTTTCACGTCAGTCACCTCCGGAAACCAAAGAAGAGACGGTACACACACGAGGCTTGCAACTTAAACCTCAGATGTTGTGTTTGGGCTTGCTTCATTCGACTTACATCCCTCATATCATCATACGCACACATCTCATTGAGCCAACTTTCCTCACGTAAATAATATATTAGCTCACTGACGTTTAATACTTACGGCACTTTCAAGCATTCAGTTCGTCTCTTTCGAAATCCAATTAGCTGTTGAAGTCCGTCAGTTTGACGATCTGTTATTTCACTCCCATACATCCTGTCATTAGTTCCCAGTAATAGGAACGGCGATGAACGAGGAGAGTCAATCATCAGACATCAGACAAGACTGCAAGTGGCAAGTGGTCTAATAGCAATAATTAAAAAAATCATTATTGAAGATATCAATGGGTTACATTTCGGCGTCCGCTGTACGTCGGGTCAGGAGCCgaagagagatggaagaagctTGCCGTGCCATACGAATCAGAGTAATAGTATGCATCTCAAGGAGATGATGCCTCCTTGCTCCCACCATCACCCTTTTCACTCTCTTTTTGCTTAGATGCGACGACCACGCTCAACGGCATAAACAAGGGTGCACCGTGTGCTGTGCACCCTCCGCAGTGGGCGTTCATCACCATTAACCATCTAATCCAACACACATGATTGTAGATGGTCAACGAAGGTCTTTGAAAGGGAGGTAAGTAAGATCTCTAACAACTATTCGAGATCTCGGGCAGATTCATACTCTGAAGCTGTACAGGATTAGTAACGTCTACTACTAGCCTGTCGATTGTGAACAGGTGTCGAGAAATACACGTCGGCGTTGCACGACTCCACCAGCAGTTTAACAACAGACACGTGCTTTTATCTAGAATTGGAACGAACACCGAACAAGGACATCATCACACTGTTCTCAACCATCAACTTCGTTCTTCTTGCTTTTTAGACTACAAATTGATGGGGAGGGAAAAGGTATGGCTACTGCTGTCTTTGGTAAGGAGCAATAGGTTATGTCACATAATTGTGAGTCGAAATTGTGGTATTAGTGGTCGTTATTATGTACAATTCTTTCCGGATGAATGGTGTATCCCATATCCATATCTTCGGTTCCTGCCTCCAGCACATGGGATAAGGGAGGCGGACGGACCAGGCGGACCTAAACGGCATGCTCTAATAATGATTCCCATGATCCGTGATCAGTAAAGGGCGGGCCAGAGAATGCGGCAAGTATCGATGTCTATTCGTAGAGGAGCTGAGATCCTCCCTTGTGATCGATAGTTTTTCCGAGCTTCTGGCGCTTACTGTTGCTCCCCGTCTTTGGCCAAAAAGATGGCCATCCCCGCTTTCGTTTATTACGTAACTCTTTTGTTATGACATCATGCTTCCGATGAGCTGTTGGACTTACTTCTTGCTGGGGAACAACGAACAACGAAACAACGGACGATGGAAGGACGGTAATTAGCAGTTGCAACGAAAACTCAAGCCAGGTAGACTCACAGACTTGGTCTGCTGGAACTTATTGGAGCAACATTACGCGAATTTTCAGGATTATACTACGAAAAGACAGTCAAGATGCCCTCTGAACTTTTGCATCTGCCGCCTTTGTACGCTATTGTGGGCCTCTATCGTTTGGCAACCGATCCTTCGATTAGAACTCCGGTCTTGGACAAAGTTAAGCATGCTGCTGTACGGGGTATTGTAGTGGGAGGTGTTTATACTGCGATAAGCTGGAAGGTCATGGACTGGTTTATACAGAAATTCCTCATCAGTGGAggatggtggagaagaggagagggagtGTTGAAAGAGAGTGTTGACGGCTCGGTCAAAGTGGGACTTGACAAGTTCTCACTAAGTATGAATGTCGTTCTTTGTGAGTTATCAGAATCTCGAGTGGGTGTTGACATGGTGCTAATAGAGATACCAGACACCCACCTCCTCATTCTTTTGCCCCAGCTGAGCTCAATCCTACGTTTCTTCATTTACAAAAATCTCAAAATTGCTCGTTCACGAGCTTATGCTTTAACTGTTTCTTCAAGACGCAAACCTGCAGAATTCTGGTCTCAAGTAAGTATACTTCATCCTCCTGATAGCTTGTCACTAACTTGAAATACACATAGGGATATATTGAAGAATGGGCTCAACCACCCCGAGTTCAGACCGGAGAGCTCGACAAAAATGGTCGAAGGGTGCGAAAGAATGTAACTTGGATCAGCTGGATTTTGTGGTGGCCCACTCAGTTGGTAATGCGTAAATGTAAGCATTTCACGTCTGgatcatcttcatctgTTAAAATGCTATCGTAGACCTGCTCCTTCCTTTATCGCCTTCgcttcctctcctctcaCCTCTCGTTACCTCCGTACTCAGATCATTAACAACTGCTGAGTATCTTCACCAACCTTACTTCGAGATGAAAGGTATGTCCAATGACGAGATATGGAGATGGGTGGAGGAACGTAAATGGGCCTACAGAGCCTTCGGGTTTGCAACTTCTCTTTTGGAGAGTGTGCCCATAATCGGCTTGTttttctccatctctaACAGGATTGGGGCTGCCATGTGGTGAGTTCTGCTTCTTCAAATAACAGTCTATGGATGAGGTTGACGACGTTTATAGGGCTTTCGACCTCGAGAAGCGTCAGCATTTATTCGCAAACAACATTATTCGACCTCTTCAACCCGACCAAGTAGGTTTCTACGGCATGGGTCGCGTGGACGATCTTGGGGTCGATATCCAGAAAGCAGAGGACGAACTTGAGAAAAAGTGGAGCCAGAAGACATGCCCTGAAGAGGAGTCTGGAGAGCTTGGAGGCGTCGAAGGTTCTTCCCTAGAGGCTCCTATTGCCGACAACAAGAGCAATATCTTTGAACTTCATGGAGAGGGTATTGGCTCGAAggagaaggacaaggaAACCATTTTGTAATATAATGTAAGTCATAGAATATTCATGATAGTATGGCAAAAAAACATTATACAATGATGCTTATAAATCTTTCTTGAGTTATTCACTGACTTTCCTTCCATATAGATACGTTGGGTACCAAATGACACAGCACTTAAAACTAGTTTGCCGGACTTATTACATTATTTGTCCACCCGAGTACTCGGTGCGGCGTCCACTTGCCTAAGGAATTGCCATAAGATTTCCCTTAAGCCCTTTAGAGCCGTGTCTACTCCTCCCGCTTCcgccttctccttcccttttACCACTAGTCGTGCTTGGTTTTTGGGATTTACTCCCTTGACAATTGCCCCGCGGTCCAGTATATATCTCCTTCCGAATAGGCATAAGGTTACCCTTGAACC comes from the Cryptococcus gattii WM276 chromosome M, complete sequence genome and includes:
- a CDS encoding Hypothetical protein (Similar to TIGR gene model, INSD accession AAW46771.1; CNM01990); this translates as MPTQTLGKRRLPSGSPPPRSSASASSSRGPPTSSGGLKASQEELGLSALVVCNADQEAKLNYVSESMQDILGYTSADLIGKSVYLIFHPDEVPFLRQIHYQALTEERTACVAYFRVLHREGYYVECCCSYYTVYNMSLALYTRATAEQALTAREVIEISPASQGQFSVKRWSPSAPQTSPPEPIRMFTTTIDIDHPWPKPPKPTPRTFYIMDRFTDSSRVMYVSNDVIINGSSLLKQSFYSIIKPSDRSHVRKYIEAAKKSTPIMFDEQRSGGHGYTTFHVLKIPDLPPAGAIWPQGNDESERSMPGQEFILVEGIFTANSDGLTCIISRVSEDSKTTELPKVKEDNTNSKASAMAIENLTG
- a CDS encoding Hypothetical Protein (Similar to TIGR gene model, INSD accession AAW46984.1), with amino-acid sequence MPSELLHLPPLYAIVGLYRLATDPSIRTPVLDKVKHAAVRGIVVGGVYTAISWKVMDWFIQKFLISGGWWRRGEGVLKESVDGSVKVGLDKFSLSMNVVLYTHLLILLPQLSSILRFFIYKNLKIARSRAYALTVSSRRKPAEFWSQGYIEEWAQPPRVQTGELDKNGRRVRKNVTWISWILWWPTQLVMRKYLLLPLSPSLPLLSPLVTSVLRSLTTAEYLHQPYFEMKGMSNDEIWRWVEERKWAYRAFGFATSLLESVPIIGLFFSISNRIGAAMWAFDLEKRQHLFANNIIRPLQPDQVGFYGMGRVDDLGVDIQKAEDELEKKWSQKTCPEEESGELGGVEGSSLEAPIADNKSNIFELHGEGIGSKEKDKETIL